The Tripterygium wilfordii isolate XIE 37 chromosome 18, ASM1340144v1, whole genome shotgun sequence nucleotide sequence TTAAGCTCAATTCAACTTTTACTTAAAAAGGCAATTTAAAGCCGCATAAGAATTCTCTTTCACACTATTCTTCTTGtgaatttgtttatatatatatatatatatatgaaagacTTTGAACTCAATATGGACACGAAAGGATGATTGGAGAGAAtaatgaaattttgattttgatggatGGTATTGGTCTGTGCTACAGCAAAAGCAAAATGGTTTATCTAGGGTTTACTTCAAAATTAGGTTAAATGCATATAGTCGTTCTTCAAGACAAAAGATATACACATCATGTGTTATGTAATCTTGCTTGTAGCTCTAGATCTTGTTTTGTCCTGCCCTTCAAAATTCATGGACCAGACAAATTGTACCCATTAAACACATTATTTTAACTTGTagtttctatatatatgtgtgtgcgcgCGCATGTAagggtggaaaaaaaatcaatttcaagttAGTTTCGGGTCGAACAATATTACGTGTTGGATTTTGAACGTATTTAATTAACCAAACcctaattgatttaaatccggataataacctaatccgCGAGTTGAGGTCCagataagatttatgtgtttggacccagacccggttttaaaccggacaaaaatTTTACATTTGGACCAagattttgaacatataacttatatttTAATTCGGGTCGAACAAATTCGGTGATCCGAACCAGACAAAGTTTTATCACCCCTATATCTATTTGTCCTAAAATATATAAAACCAAACCTGCTAGCAAGTCCAGGTTCTACATAATCTTACTAGCTGTCACCCATACGAAGCTAACCCTAAATCAAAGTTCCATCATGCAAAGTTCTGTGGCATCACAGAATATGACTCACATTCCCAACTAGTGGTCATATCAGTTACTATAAATTAACAGTATCTAAAGATGACTGTATCTGTCTGCAACCATGCACATACAAAGAAACCTAATGTCCACACATGTAGGTGTGGACAAAGGCAATAAAGTCAAGACAGTGAAATGCTATCCGAAAGGGGGAAAGGCAGTTGGCTTCTCTCTCTCACATCCTAGTCATTTAGTCCTTACTTCACATGTTAATTGGCTCCACCATATCCCCCAACCCCTACCCTTCAAAAATAAAAGTCAAGCTATTGATAGTTCCAATAATCTACCACAACTTCATTCCCATTATTAATTGTGGGTCATTTCCCATCATAAGTACCATGTTATACATATAAgctttttaaataaatattagagatctcaaaatactcaaatcaacaaatattgttcgtttttaATTTAACGGTACACCATGAATATGTCAAACCTGTACGATTTTGTTTTTCTGACCTATCTCATTTAAGGCTACTTGAGCCTAGAAAATACTTTTGTTGGATCAAGATTTATTCTCTCaaacaataaatattataaGCTCTGGGGTTTCGATTCACCGTGGATACATCAAATTATCCTCACGACTTTATCCTTTATTGATTGAGAGAATCTTGGACTTTTCTTATAACCACATCGTTTGATGTTCTCCAAGCAATGTGGAATTATAAGTCTAACACTGTCCCACACTTGTGGGCATGGTTATATCATATCTGACAAGTAGACAGGTAGAAACCCGTCTAGCAGGACTAAGACATTACTTCGATACCATATTAGAAATCTCAACCCACttaaatcaataaatattgttcgttttgagtTTATCGATTCATTATAAATAAGTCGGACCCCGcacgattttatttttctaggcCGTCTCACTTACTTAATGGTACTTcaactcataaaaaaaaaaaaaaatttcttgattGAGTGAAGCTTGAACTTTTCTTATGAATGGCCTTGCTTAGTGTTCTCCAAACGATAAGAAATTATAAGTCTTAACAATAAATGAATAAGCCTAATCAATTCTTCTATCAAATGGTCAGACGGGTTTGACTATTCCAAGCAAGTCAGCCGAGTTTGACTCTTTCCATGGACAAATCTTTTTTGAGAAAATCGGCATCATAGATGGCctgcttttgttttttgggaataaattcgatttttttttcttttccactttttttttgtgccaaAGTTTCCTTCGATTTATTGGGAACCAATAGATTTCACCAATCCCACCTCTgttcccattaaaaaaaaaaaaaaaaaacttgatttgGGGTTTTCCAATATTATTAGCTCACATTATATTAATCTTATGTTGCTAGGGATAATCATATAAGCATAATTCAGCATTTCTTCCAACTGTTTAAAAATTCTCTACAACTGCATTGCTAGGGATTATCTTTAAAGGCTTAGTGAAAGACCCAACATGGCCTGCATGTACAAATAAAAGAGGATAGGAGGTAAGAAGAGAACGATCCTTTACATAAAAATTTGATTTAAAAGATTAGAGttacaaaattaaattaaattatattatatgaAGTAAAGAGTATGAGTGTAAAAAGTAAATAGTTTTTAAAGTAATTGAATTTAAGGATAATTTGATaaactaaaatattaaaaaaaaaatgtgcattGAGCCCAAACAAATGTGCAAATATTGGCTCTCAAAAGATTTTTTAATCCATTATAAAAAATGGGCCACTCTTCTCTGAGTCGGTCCATTATTAAATTAGGCCCAATGGGCTGTGTGTAAAGGACTATTGTCGGCCAATTTTCCATTGTCGAAATTCTGGGCTCTACACCTGTCTCAGCCCACTAGCGAATTTCGCTTTGGATGATTCGTTTCCGAGCCTGCATCTCACATCAGAAGATgatgggtttggagtctagcttataagggaggacaaacctcttattgtcaacctgggttttcaatagagagttaggcccaaacttgtgatgctagacttgggacCCCATCCCGtttggcgggtattcatcattggtgctttcattgagagtgcacgCCCCTGAGTGTAGGCCCGTGGGCTGGCACTATCATAGGCGGGCTTGCCCtagagcccattcctttgtggtGTTTGATTAGCAGACAGTGGGTCGTGTCCATTGTGGACAGGttggaaaatagaaaaaagaccgttaaaaaggaaagaaagaaaaaaaggctgttataagtaactgggaaagcccTAGATCTACTGGATctggcaaggctatgtgactctggctcgcaaggcttggggcggtaagtgggcCGTATGTCGAAATGGTATAGTCaaggccatgcacgaggacgtgtATGCTCCCAAGGGAGGAGGATTGatgaaaatcccacatcggaagatgatgggtttggagtctagcttataaaggaggacaaacctcctattgtcaacctaggttttcaatagagagttagacccaaacttgtgatgctagacttgggcccccatcccgtgtggtgggtattcatcattggtgctttcattgagagtgcacACACCTACGTGCAGGCTCGTGGGCTTGCCCtagagcccattcctttgtggtGTTTGATTAGCAGACAGTGGGTCGTGTCCATTGTGGGggagttggaaaagagaaaaaagaccgttaaaaaagaaagaaagaaaaaaggccgTTATAAGTAACTGGGAAAACCCTAGATCCACTGGACTTGGTAAGGCTATGTGACTTTGGCTCGCAAGGCTTCGGGCGGTAAGTGGGCCGTATGTCAAAATGATATAGTGAAGGCCATGCACGAGGATGTGCATGACAtgcatgctcccaaggggggaggattgatgagaatcccacatcgaaagatggtgggtttggagtctagcttataaagGAGAACAAACTTCTTATTGTCAACTTGGGTTTTCAATAAAGAGTTAGATCCAAACttatgatgctagacttggaccCGCATCCCGTGTGGTGGATATTCATCATCCATTCACACCATCTTGTGGTTCACCTAATTCGGTCAATCCactcaactatatatatatatatatatatatatatatgttgtcaactatatatagatatatatatatatatatataggtgctTCTATGTTGTagcgatgtgggacttttaagCAACAATACTTACCGTTGGCACAAAGATAACTATGGCATCTATCTAAGGAAGTGAGGGACTATAGACTAGTGAGGAGCTATAATCTAAATTAAAGAGTTGACAATCGAcaagttagacatatgtgtgcaaTGTTCAATTCAAAAAACGTAAAAACGAAAAAGATGAGGGATAAAAGCTCAGACGACACTTTGTTTTCTTCTGTGAAATCAGAAGCATATATGTAATGTTCGATtccaaaaacgtaaaaaggaaaaagaagacaCTTTGTTTTCTTCTGTGAAATCAGAAGCATATATGTAATGTTCGATtccaaaaacgtaaaaaggaaaaagaagacaCTTTGTTTTCTTCTGTGAAATCAGAAGCATATGTGTAATGTTGGATTCCAAAAacgcaaaaaggaaaaaagctcAGACGGCACTTTGTTTTCTTCTGTGAAATCAGAAGCGCCTGATAGAGACCCACCTCCATCACAAACGCCAATTTCTTCACTGCTCCGCACCAACCGGGATTAGACCCCGGGTCTTCACAATGGAGATGTATTATTACACCACTTAACCAACGGTGCTACTTGTTGCCATATTCCGTAAATTAATTATACTACCGTCAAAGAGACACAGGGAAGCCACGTCAAAACACACTTTACAACATGATCCCATATGGCTTTGACCGTGAATTGGACCGTCTCcttatttatataatttgtgAGGCTAGAACTTATTGATGAAAAGAAGATACATTGTAGTCGTAGTCCCTCATATTTCCATAGATGTTGCCTTACCAAAACTAATTTTGTTGTTGTGACCAGTTTTGGGAGATCAACCTAAGTATGATTGCTTACCTTAAGAAACGGTCAAGGCATTTTATGAACTCAAGAATGAGTATAGCTGATGCAACCCGGATCACGAAAGAATGATTTTGGCTAAGGAATTAAAGGACACAAGAATTTGATGGAGAATCACTCTCTGGTTTTTATAAATAACTCAGGAATCACTCCTTTACATGAAAGACTTATCGCAAagcaaaagtattttttttttgaataaaagacATAACTATATATAATATTGCAATTTCTTTCCATATGGTAACTCCTTCCATCACAATCACATTCCTCCATCATGGCTCCTGGATTGAAGCCTCCAACTCCTCCATTAACTTATTCAGCTGACCCTTCAACACTTAAATGGTGCTGAATCAATCCCACGATCCCCACCTATGTAATAAACTTCTCCCATGCCTTTCATACGACTTCTATTGCACCAATTCCCTATTGCATCAATATCTTACATTTAAACTACATGGCATGTATAACATTCATTATATAGTTCCCTAAGAATAAAAGCAAATAGAATGACACTATCACAGTATCACGTGGATGCAATATCCTTGCTGTTGAGGTTATGGCTTGGCTGCCCCAGTCCTGTCCTGTCCTGCCAATAAAATTTGAGTACCCCATGAATAATAATCAATCTACCAAATCGGACGGGCAAATTAGCAAAACAAAGTAGAAAACGagaaaaaagagtaaaagaagACATCATTTAATTTTAAGAACATCAAGAAAAACGGCACTACATCACGGCTATTACTCGCTACATATCTACCAAAGCTTGTCGGATACAATGTACAAGCCCAGCACCCAGCTCTTCTTACCCCACCAAAAAACAAATGCACCTATAGGAGGAAAAAGGTACTACATCAGGGCTATATCCGCTCCACGTCTATGAATTCTTGGCAGATGCAATGTAAAAAAAGCCCAGCACCAAGCTCCTCTTCCACATCAAAATACATATGCGCGCATATAAGGATAATGTTTCCCAGAATCACTTCCATATATCCAAGTAGAGAAGGTTCATAATCCTATGTTCTATAGTAACAAGCATACCGCATACATCATGACATGAATCATCATTTCTGATATGCTTCTTACataaagaaaattgaattaatcAAGTCTTTCTATCTTATCAACATCTCGCCCCAAAAAGTCACATACATCGACAAATACCTAGCATTCATTCGACCATctttatgtttttatcaatttcTTGTTGCCATTCACTGTCATCTATCTTTTCAAAAACACGTCTAAAAACATTTGGAAGGCTACATAGTGTTAAATTCTCTCTCAATTCTAGCCAACATAAAAactaacaaaaagaaacaaagaatgcATTTGACCCAGTCGGAATTGTCACCACTTGACTAGTTATATATTCTCATTCCAAGCAATACTGTTTAATATCCGAAAGCAAAAACTGACATTGGCGTACACAATTTGATGGAAAATGCACAAGCAGCTGCTACGCCTTAAGAACAGAGAAATACTTCATGTGAAACCCCATACTTTATTACTAACAGTTTGAGTATGTACAGTCACAAAAGCAAGAAACAGTAAATTGTTACACAAACACCATATAACCACAATTaacatatatccatattatCAAAATGAAATATATCAGAAGTAGGCAATGAGATCAGAATGGAATTGCTAACATGAAAAGAGTATTGATGTCTAAGCCATAGAGGACAAATAGAAAACAGCTCAAAATTTATGAAAGTTAAGAGTCTATTTGGTTTCATTGTTTTCTAAGTGTTTTCGATTTTCCTTTTccagaaaacagaaaatattttgaaaacgcGTTTGGTACATTGAAAACAAGGAAAtagaaaatgacttaaaaatagaaaatgaaaaaaagccGTTTTCTAACTTTTGAAAACACGGGACTTCGTCGTCGTTCCTCATTCCGTCTTCGTTGAGAATGTGCAAAGCTGAAGAAATCCAGAATCGATTTAGTGATAGCACTCTCCCTCCCTAAACCCTCTCCTTCTATCTCTCTGCAACCTAATTACTCCAAAACGTCATGGTTGTTTCCTCCAAGGTTGGTAGCGGTCTAGCTGATGTACCGAACGACGTTGTCGAATCGTAATATCCCAAGGGTACTAAGGAATTCTTGACCGCTCTCTTGCTCTTTATTTGTTAAATCGAATCGcaacacacaaacaaacaaacacaaatcctTAATTCCTTTGTAGTGCAGATTTTCTGTTAGTTTTTTAGGGGTAGTGATTGGTGATTTGGGGAGGGGGTTGGTGAGGGGTAGATCGGGAAGAAATGGCGTAAAGTTGGGTTCCGGCACCGTTTTTGACGAAGACCGGAAGACGTATGGGCACGGAGAAgtgatttcgtggaacgagaatGGCACAACTTTCGTGGTGTGGAAGAACGCCGATTTCGCTAAGGATTTACTCCCTCAAGCACAACAACTTCTCAGCTTTGTCCGCCAACTCAACACCTATGTAAGTACTCCATACTCTTTCTCTCCCCAATTCTGTTGTTTTTGATAATCTGCTTAGCTTTTCAAGTTATGAATGGTGTTTGGATACATAGAATTATAGAAATGGTGGTCTTTTAGTATGAAATTTTGATTGTATCTAAATTAAAACCAATTCGACTTGGCCACCTAGCAAACAGTATAAATTGATCTACTCACAGAGTTTGCACAACTGCCAAATTTTGTTTGCCATGCCATTGTATGACTACAGGCCTTTTGCATTCTCCTACTTGTTTTAATTAGCTGCTCGTTCCAAGAAGGATGAGGTTTCAAATAGCCCAGCATTGGCTAAAAAAAATGTGTATGATACAAAGGAAAAGGGTTCTGGTTTGAATAAGGAGAGGAGCACTGGTTAGTTAAAAAGAATGTGCATAATACAAGGCAAAAGGGTTCGGATTTGAATAAAGAGAGGAACACAGGTAAGTCTTTCTGGGTTGTTctgaatttcatttttttgattttttctttttctttatgttcCCTAATTAGAGATGAACAAATATTTATATCTCAATACCTTAGAGGACTTATAATTATCTTCAAACTTGCGTTGTTGAATATTAAATGGATATGGGAATTCTACTACCGTGCATCAACTCAACAATTTTTTGCTCTGGTTAGTTTTGTCAGGTGATGGATATTCTACTTGTTTTAATAATGATGCAAATGGGAAGAGTGGCTTACACTTTGATTGTTAGGTTTGTTAGGCAAAGAGATACCCCAGGTTGGGTTGGGTGTTAGAGAAATCCACTTTTTGATTACCATAAATTAAGTTTGGTCTACACAGTGCATTCTGTAATGTGTGTAAATACCTAAATGATCTACACAATCCAATATTTGCTGAGATTGTCACTTTTTGATTGGATGATGAATGCCAATTTTTTAACTAAacattgtttatttgttgggtatgAGTGATAATGGGATCTGCTTGTTGTGTTGCTGCAAGAGATAGAATGAGAAAGGAAATGAGCTTGGCTAGGTATCCATGGAGTAGACCAAACATGAATACTAATCCTCTTTGAGTGGAAGTGGCACTAGGGCTGCAATTGGGAATACTGACTACTACATCTGGGATGGACAGGTTGATGGTGCAGAATTTCTACCAAAGCTCCAAGCTATGGTGACACTACAAAAGGAACTTGAACCCCTTCAATGACAAAAGACTGCTTCCAACGAAGCTGCCTTATCAGCCAAAGAAAGCTAGCTCATagcactttttttttggatatgatTCAGATATTATTTTATGGTCCATGGATCCCAATTTTAAAGTTAACCACAATTAACATATATCCGTATTATCAAAATGAAACATATCAGAAGTAGGCAATGAGATCTAACGTGAAAAGAATATTGATGTCTAAGCCATAGAGGACAAATAGAAAACAGCTCAAAATTTATGAAAGTTAAGAGTTTCTGTAACGAACCTCTAATGTGCAGAACATAGGAACTTCACAACTTGGCAGAAGGCAAGTGATAGAAAGTAGCACGAGTAGTATAAACAAGCTTCCGAGTTTTCTTGACTGTGAACTCAGTTGCAACTACAGTCAAATTTCTCCCACTCCTAACTACAGATCCATCAACGATAACCTCAGCCTATGagaatcaacaacataaaaaactGTGAATGCATCTTAGTAGATCAAAAGTCATAAAGCATATAAGTCTTCACATTGCATTAAGCCACTCCACTGTCTCAGCTCTAACCAAGCTAGTTCTATACTCCTACGTCAAGATACCCTGTTTAACCCTTTCAAttcatcaagaaaatcatcactGCCACTACAACAAACCATTGAATTTCGatagaaaaatatatgaaactgTATCAGTCTGATACAGACAACAAAATTAGTTCCAGAAAAGCAAAATAGAAGGGAGAAAAACTCACATTCTCTGGTGCGGTAGAGAGATAAGAGATGCTGATTTCACCAAGAAACAATTCCTTGTCTTCAGCCACCATGGTTCTAGCACAAGCAATTGAGACTCTCTCTGCTATAGCTCCGACCGCCCCTCCGTGCAGCGAACGAAAATAATTCTGCAAAAGCACTAACAAcagaattttaaaaagaaaaaaaatctgctAAGCCTAAGCTCGTAATTCTCGCCCTATCCTCATTCAGTCGTAGTAAAATTTTCCATTTGGTTCCgggaaaatggagaaaaagcaactgaaattaaaatttaatacgAAAAACGAAGAAAATCTCACGGAGACAACGGGTTTAACGGAGAAGGAACAGGTAACGCGGCCACGTTCGACACGATCAGCACTTAGAAGATTGCGAATGATAGAGGAGTAGAAGTCCTTTGAAGACAACTGTCCTGTGACGGAAGCGGAGACTCCAACGTTGTCAAAGAAGCCTACGACCTTGTTCACATTTTGTTCAATCATATCCTCCGAAATGATTGTGGAACCAGACGCTTTCGCCATCTCCGAACCACCTCTCTGGATAAGGCAACGGAGTTACAGGAAGCGGCACTCCTGTTGGGATTGAGGGAAGGTCCGGTACTTCAAAGTACCGGCCTACCGAGCTATTGTACGGTAAAGATCGTGGACCGTTGgatttgcttttgcaaatcAGACGGTCTCAGTTACACAAGTATTTATTAAAACTTTTCAACCACTTTGATCTcggaaatgatatatatattcgTAACATTTTTCATACATAACCCTTCATAATAATgtgataattacattattttaacaCAATATCTTATTATATtcttattacattttttgtacgtaattatattgttttaaatattaTAGATTTTTATAcactattttaaaaataatgtaattaagaataCACAGGTTcaaccatttttttaaaaagatttttTATACTgatttcaaatatataattatttttttgaaatttaaaatgcattttgaaagataaaacaattaaaagtttcgtttaagaaaagaaaatgtaaaaaattGTGATCTCATCTTATTTAATAAACATGTTATATAGATTATGAACCCTTATGAATAATTTCATTATGGAAATGTAGCGCTGCGGttttgatcttcttcttcctttttgtgCTTATCCTCCCCAATCCTATGGTCCACATTTGTTTGCCTCAAATTTGATCTTtccgactctctctctcttccgaacatctctctcttcttctcccctTCTCCCTAACCTCCCATTATTTGTTGTTTATATTTCTATCATAGTATTGGAGTTACATACCAATGCCGAGATCCCTTGTCATTTCTGCCTTCAATATCAACATTTACAATCCATGAGATGAATATGCAGACTTTTGTCACTAGTCAAGTTTCTTTGATAAAATTTTTTGGTCAAGCATTTGCAAAACCAGTAGTTGAAGAAGttaattttattctttctttattattattttaatgttaaaaaataatgaGATGATGCATTGTGTTCCCAATTTTTAATCTATTgggattgcaaaaaaaaaagaaaaagaaatatgagATGTTGCAGTGTATTCCCAATTTTCAATCTATTGGGATtgcaaacaaattcaaaaatattcatATTAATTTTAACTGAAAACTAGCTGCTATAGCAATCTCTTCGATATTCATCCCTATGATCATAACTCTAGATTGAAGGTCTAAGTCCAAGATCCGCAGGTAAATTTGCAGGATCAATTCTCACACTACTTTTCTTCTTCAAGTCAGGGTTTTGAGATGAATCTAGTGCTGACTTTCTTTTGCAGTATCTATACATCAAGATCTTGACTAAAACAACCCAATCAAACCTTATAAAACTCACAAAATCAGTCACATGACAAATTTGCACGCCTCTAGGCTCTAGCAATCACAAACACACAACTAAACTTGAATTATGAGAAATTATAATTAAACAAAGTAGAAAGAAGCTACTTCCACCGGCACTGCTCCACGATTGACCATAAATTGGATGATGAAAGTTGATTTTTTTGGTTACGTCTTTCTCGCTCCTACAAAAGAAAACCTAGTGATGGGTctcttttgtaattttgttggaCTTTTAAATTACAATAACAAGACTAAGCTCATTTTATTTGAACCTTTTAGATTTCTTCTAACGCAATTCAATATtaagaaacataaaaattagGTGGTGTCAAATTGGCAATTTTTGGGAAGTCAACTaaattttttcatatatttatatgaaaaaaaGAGTGGGGTCAATTGACCACACAAGATTGTGTGTGGGTCCGCCCCTCTTGGTGACCAAGAATTTATAGTTGAATAAATAGCTTTATAATAGTtcacacaaaacatgaaagaaaaatgttCTTCCCCAAAAATTCTTAGGGTCTGTTTGGAAATAGTTTTTTGTTTTCGAAAACTGTTCTGGCTCTGAAAATTCATTTGGGTGGATGTGTtcagaaattattttgtaaaactgaAAACTGTTTTCgatttttaaaaaccaaaaaaccaagtCTCTTCTAGTTTTCAACAAGAACATTTGCCTATGTCTCA carries:
- the LOC119983598 gene encoding acyl-coenzyme A thioesterase 13-like, which gives rise to MAKASGSTIISEDMIEQNVNKVVGFFDNVGVSASVTGQLSSKDFYSSIIRNLLSADRVERGRVTCSFSVKPVVSNYFRSLHGGAVGAIAERVSIACARTMVAEDKELFLGEISISYLSTAPENAEVIVDGSVVRSGRNLTVVATEFTVKKTRKLVYTTRATFYHLPSAKL